In Aliiglaciecola sp. LCG003, a genomic segment contains:
- a CDS encoding GNAT family N-acetyltransferase, translated as MSNTLIHNEKECKYEYHIDGHIAYITYDVQGDKVHLTHTIVPDDLAGKGLAKTLLEDVLEEIKKANKKAVAQCSYVVRYQEKHPQASDLFA; from the coding sequence ATGTCCAATACACTTATACATAATGAAAAAGAATGTAAATATGAGTATCATATTGACGGCCATATTGCTTACATCACTTATGATGTACAAGGTGATAAGGTGCATCTAACCCACACTATAGTACCGGATGATCTGGCTGGTAAAGGCCTAGCCAAGACGCTTCTGGAGGATGTGCTAGAAGAAATTAAAAAGGCTAATAAAAAAGCCGTTGCCCAGTGTTCTTACGTGGTTAGATATCAAGAAAAACATCCTCAAGCGAGCGACCTATTTGCTTGA
- a CDS encoding beta-eliminating lyase-related protein: protein MTLISDLLKTRFDELHAHAKAAIHRHQQLDMADELKLLSQSITSNDSRDSYGRGGIISDFEQQLSQLFSTQSCLFLPTGTLAQCAALKCYSQLTGRSYVGLHPTSHLLLHEHRAIEQLWGLNVAEMGTYNQVLTIDDFGKLDPATTAAIIIETPMREIGGQLPSWSDLTTIKAWCKEHGIKLHLDGARIWQTTEFYQRPLAEIASLFDSIYVSFYKDLGGISGAALLGSDKLIDQARVWARRAGGNPITLYPEVIAARAGLNKYLSAMPQFVDYTRQLCDALRCAPLSIVPANPQVAMFHLHFDMSAQDLAARIVSYAQHTGIIVLPLPRSGSKQTCVCEISIGDRAVVHQPNYWAEHIQACLAQ from the coding sequence ATGACGCTGATATCTGATTTACTTAAAACCCGCTTTGACGAGCTTCACGCCCACGCTAAAGCTGCTATCCATCGCCATCAACAACTGGACATGGCCGATGAGCTTAAGCTGTTGAGTCAATCTATAACTAGCAACGACAGTCGCGACAGCTATGGTAGAGGCGGGATAATTAGCGATTTTGAGCAACAGTTAAGTCAATTATTCTCAACCCAAAGTTGCCTTTTTCTTCCTACAGGAACCCTCGCTCAGTGTGCGGCACTCAAATGCTATAGCCAACTAACGGGCCGTTCATATGTGGGATTGCACCCAACATCCCATCTTTTGCTGCATGAACATAGGGCGATTGAGCAACTCTGGGGCTTAAACGTGGCTGAAATGGGCACCTATAATCAGGTCTTAACTATAGACGACTTCGGCAAGCTGGATCCTGCGACGACAGCTGCGATTATAATTGAAACACCGATGCGTGAAATAGGTGGTCAGTTACCCAGTTGGAGTGACCTGACCACGATTAAAGCATGGTGTAAGGAGCATGGAATAAAATTGCATTTAGATGGCGCTAGGATATGGCAAACCACAGAATTTTACCAGCGCCCCCTTGCCGAGATCGCCTCACTATTTGATAGTATTTATGTCAGCTTTTATAAAGATCTAGGCGGAATATCCGGTGCAGCACTACTTGGCAGTGACAAGCTCATTGATCAGGCGCGAGTTTGGGCACGAAGAGCTGGAGGAAACCCGATTACACTTTACCCTGAGGTCATCGCCGCCCGCGCTGGGCTTAACAAATACCTATCTGCCATGCCGCAATTTGTCGATTATACACGGCAATTATGTGACGCTTTGCGCTGCGCGCCATTGAGCATAGTGCCAGCTAACCCTCAGGTCGCTATGTTTCACCTGCACTTTGATATGAGCGCCCAAGACTTAGCGGCAAGAATCGTAAGCTACGCACAACACACCGGTATTATTGTGCTTCCGCTACCTCGCTCCGGTAGTAAACAAACTTGTGTATGCGAAATATCGATTGGTGATCGGGCAGTAGTCCACCAGCCAAATTACTGGGCTGAACATATTCAAGCTTGCTTAGCCCAATAA
- the dusA gene encoding tRNA dihydrouridine(20/20a) synthase DusA, whose translation MKPTTQPLNRTISVAPMLDWTDKHCRYFLRQISQHALLYTEMVTTGAIIFGKGDYLAFNDAEHPVALQLGGSDPVDMARCAVLAQQRGYDEVNINVGCPSDRVQNGRFGACLMAEPDTVATCIKAMQAEVDIPVTVKSRIGIDQMDEYEDLTRFIDVVADSGCDTFIVHARKAWLKGLSPKENRDVPPLMYDRVYHLKQQFPDLHISINGGVKTLDDTDLHLNYIDGVMIGREVYSNPYILAEVDSRYYQDNHSIPSRHQIVHNMIAYAQTQLDEPYARIWHIARHMLGLFQGQPGARIWRRYLSQNGTQKGVGVELLSDALAVLDEAQLQAEKFQSESFINRVG comes from the coding sequence TTGAAACCTACGACTCAACCACTCAATCGCACCATCTCAGTCGCTCCAATGCTGGATTGGACTGATAAACATTGTCGCTATTTTTTACGGCAGATATCCCAGCATGCATTGTTGTATACAGAAATGGTAACTACTGGGGCAATCATATTCGGCAAAGGCGACTACTTGGCATTTAATGATGCTGAGCATCCCGTGGCATTGCAATTAGGTGGTTCTGATCCTGTCGATATGGCTCGTTGTGCGGTTTTAGCCCAACAACGTGGTTACGATGAAGTGAACATTAATGTTGGCTGCCCTTCCGATAGAGTACAAAATGGTCGCTTTGGGGCGTGTCTGATGGCCGAGCCGGACACTGTGGCTACCTGTATCAAAGCCATGCAAGCTGAAGTGGATATTCCCGTTACAGTCAAATCCCGGATCGGTATTGACCAGATGGATGAATATGAAGATCTTACCCGCTTTATTGATGTGGTTGCTGACAGCGGCTGTGACACCTTTATTGTGCATGCCCGCAAAGCCTGGCTGAAAGGCCTTAGCCCAAAAGAAAACCGCGATGTACCGCCGCTAATGTACGATAGGGTGTATCACCTCAAGCAGCAGTTTCCTGATCTACACATCAGTATAAATGGCGGAGTGAAAACACTGGATGATACGGATCTGCATTTAAACTATATTGATGGTGTGATGATTGGTCGTGAGGTTTATAGCAACCCTTATATCCTCGCTGAAGTTGATAGCCGTTATTATCAGGATAACCACAGTATTCCTAGTCGTCACCAAATTGTGCACAACATGATTGCCTATGCTCAGACTCAGCTCGATGAGCCTTATGCTCGGATTTGGCATATCGCTCGACATATGCTCGGTTTGTTTCAGGGCCAACCTGGCGCGAGGATTTGGCGCAGGTATCTTAGTCAAAATGGCACCCAAAAAGGAGTCGGGGTTGAATTGCTAAGTGATGCACTAGCTGTACTTGACGAAGCTCAATTGCAAGCCGAAAAATTTCAGAGTGAGTCGTTCATTAACAGAGTTGGTTAA
- a CDS encoding MarR family transcriptional regulator, which produces MPEFNQEMTIITALNFAAVRLSKKIDRAFSVHGVSYSEFMALHILHSSPNHSLSRIALAEAMVMTASGITRMINPLQKMHLIEKENNPRDARVSLVKLSKAGLELYENAWITFQATSQSLLPELRQYQTDSILHILNDLNPR; this is translated from the coding sequence ATGCCAGAATTTAATCAAGAGATGACGATCATAACCGCGCTCAACTTTGCAGCCGTCAGATTAAGTAAGAAAATAGACCGTGCGTTCAGTGTGCATGGCGTCAGTTATAGCGAATTCATGGCGCTACACATTTTACATAGCAGTCCAAACCATAGTCTAAGTCGAATTGCGTTGGCCGAAGCCATGGTAATGACAGCGTCTGGGATAACACGGATGATCAATCCATTGCAGAAGATGCATTTAATCGAAAAAGAAAATAACCCTAGAGATGCAAGAGTTAGCCTGGTTAAGTTGTCCAAAGCTGGATTGGAATTGTATGAAAATGCGTGGATCACATTTCAGGCCACGAGCCAATCACTATTACCGGAATTACGGCAATATCAAACTGACTCGATTTTGCACATCCTCAACGACCTCAATCCACGATGA
- the pspA gene encoding phage shock protein PspA yields MGMFSRMTDIVQANINAILDKAEDPHKVIRLIIQEMEETLVEVRSVAARSLADKKQLLRKQDKLEGQIEDWQYKATIAVKKDREDLARAALAEKHNAEQALSQLAKEMVVIEEAIVKLQEDTARLQDKLKEAKSRQKSLDIRQQSATARLKLKTTQHVEKIDFAITKFEHYERRIDDLESQVDAYDLVSNTNSLTAEIQQLEQDENIEKELQAIKQKVA; encoded by the coding sequence ATGGGTATGTTTTCAAGAATGACCGACATAGTACAAGCCAACATTAATGCAATTTTGGACAAAGCGGAAGATCCACACAAAGTGATCCGTTTAATTATTCAAGAGATGGAAGAGACGCTGGTAGAAGTTCGTTCAGTTGCTGCACGCAGTTTAGCTGATAAGAAACAATTACTGCGTAAACAAGATAAGTTAGAAGGCCAAATCGAAGATTGGCAATACAAGGCCACCATCGCAGTGAAAAAAGATCGTGAAGATCTTGCCCGAGCGGCTTTGGCCGAAAAACATAATGCTGAACAGGCTCTGTCACAATTAGCCAAGGAAATGGTCGTAATTGAAGAGGCGATTGTAAAATTGCAGGAAGACACAGCTCGTCTACAGGATAAGTTGAAAGAAGCCAAGAGTCGTCAGAAGTCGCTGGATATCAGACAACAGTCTGCCACTGCTCGTCTTAAACTGAAAACGACCCAGCATGTGGAAAAAATTGATTTTGCAATCACCAAGTTTGAACACTACGAAAGACGCATTGATGACTTGGAATCTCAAGTAGATGCATACGACTTGGTTTCAAACACCAATAGCTTAACGGCTGAAATTCAGCAGCTTGAACAAGATGAGAATATCGAGAAAGAGTTGCAAGCGATTAAACAAAAAGTCGCTTAA
- a CDS encoding PspC domain-containing protein yields the protein MKDFINSKQIYRDTVRGKVSGVCAGLASHFNVDAWVVRIAAIAAFIFMPVVVAIAYLLAVILIPTR from the coding sequence ATGAAAGATTTTATAAACAGCAAACAAATATATCGTGACACCGTTAGAGGTAAAGTTTCAGGGGTTTGTGCCGGCTTAGCTAGCCATTTCAATGTTGACGCCTGGGTAGTAAGAATTGCCGCCATTGCAGCTTTTATTTTTATGCCTGTTGTTGTTGCTATTGCTTATCTGTTAGCGGTCATATTAATACCTACTCGGTAA
- a CDS encoding copper chaperone PCu(A)C: MGKILKIGAILSLLVSTCSFADLLVEHATVRLLPPGVPNTSAYFTIENTGETDRYLVSASSTFSASTELHAHIMDGEMMRMEQQQQVMIPAGEKVMFKPGGLHLMIFGLKAPLKEQQKVSFTLYTKDKHQIEVIGNVVLPGEEHSHHHH, from the coding sequence GTGGGAAAAATTTTAAAGATTGGTGCAATTTTGTCGCTACTAGTTAGTACTTGCAGCTTTGCAGACTTACTAGTAGAACACGCCACTGTCAGACTATTACCTCCAGGGGTGCCTAATACCTCAGCATATTTTACTATTGAAAATACTGGGGAAACAGACAGATATCTGGTTTCAGCCAGTTCCACTTTCTCTGCCTCAACTGAACTGCACGCTCACATCATGGATGGCGAAATGATGCGAATGGAGCAACAACAGCAAGTTATGATCCCCGCTGGTGAAAAAGTCATGTTCAAGCCGGGAGGGTTACACCTTATGATCTTTGGCCTAAAAGCACCTTTAAAAGAACAACAAAAAGTTAGCTTTACCCTTTACACTAAAGACAAGCACCAGATTGAAGTGATTGGCAACGTGGTTTTACCTGGCGAAGAGCATTCTCATCACCACCACTAA
- a CDS encoding DUF2333 family protein, with protein MQRFFTAKWITTAFVVIIFLFWLLSVYWSSEPDLFNVRLTAQQQAQQNGEQVVVGYTTTHTLIKVVESLMDKPGGYLSNDVMPPSVFMDNMPRWEFGALEMSRDLALAMRKDFSRSQSQSRENSQLIKAQPALNMNHLNWMLPSAESMYRDSLKELYLYRADLADRSQGEAQFYARADNLRDWLKNVEKRLGNLSQKLSASVGHSSVNIDLAGDAEAQQSTPTPSNLFEKTSWWKTDDNFYEARGASWALIHYLKAIEVDFADVLEKKNATVSLRQIIRELESTQQTIWSPMILNGSGLGMLANHSLVMANYISRANAALIELTELLNQG; from the coding sequence ATGCAACGCTTCTTTACTGCCAAATGGATTACCACAGCTTTTGTGGTCATCATCTTTTTATTTTGGTTGCTCTCTGTTTACTGGAGTTCCGAGCCGGATCTTTTCAATGTAAGATTGACCGCTCAACAACAGGCTCAGCAAAATGGCGAGCAAGTGGTCGTGGGTTATACCACCACACATACTTTGATTAAAGTGGTCGAATCTTTGATGGACAAGCCTGGCGGTTATCTTTCAAACGATGTGATGCCCCCCAGTGTATTTATGGACAATATGCCAAGGTGGGAGTTTGGGGCATTAGAAATGTCGCGGGATTTGGCATTGGCTATGCGCAAAGATTTTAGTCGTTCGCAGTCTCAGTCGCGGGAAAATTCACAACTAATTAAAGCCCAACCGGCACTTAATATGAACCATCTAAATTGGATGTTGCCGTCGGCTGAATCTATGTATCGAGATTCTCTCAAAGAACTTTATTTATATCGCGCAGATCTTGCCGATAGAAGCCAAGGTGAAGCGCAGTTTTATGCCCGTGCAGATAACTTACGAGATTGGCTGAAAAATGTAGAAAAACGTTTGGGGAACTTATCGCAGAAACTAAGCGCAAGTGTTGGTCACTCCTCGGTTAATATAGACTTGGCGGGTGATGCTGAGGCGCAACAATCTACTCCCACTCCATCTAATTTGTTTGAAAAAACCAGTTGGTGGAAAACCGATGATAATTTCTATGAAGCACGAGGCGCATCTTGGGCCTTGATCCATTACCTCAAAGCTATAGAAGTGGATTTCGCTGATGTATTGGAAAAGAAAAACGCTACTGTTAGTTTGCGTCAAATTATTCGCGAACTTGAATCAACCCAACAGACGATTTGGAGTCCGATGATCCTAAATGGTAGCGGTTTAGGTATGTTAGCTAATCACTCGTTAGTTATGGCGAACTATATTTCCCGTGCAAATGCTGCTTTAATTGAGCTAACTGAACTTTTAAATCAAGGATAA
- a CDS encoding TIGR04219 family outer membrane beta-barrel protein: protein MKHSFKSALLAVSMIAVPVQADTLLGLYVGAQAWNMDTEGGFANDASLTNFDFDTETKSSFSVALEHPVPLLPNIKVRRTTLDTGGDVTLNSNFTFNGEIFSVDTPLMSQVDLTNTDFILYYELFDNDLVSFDFGINGKYIDGEIFVQDSADATKFAREQFSGVVPMVYSRLYLGMPLTGLGVYAEGSYLSIDDHTLSDFEVALAYEFVDNLAIDMTLQLGYRETTLELDDLDDIYSDLAFSGVFLGLEVHF from the coding sequence GTGAAACATTCTTTCAAATCAGCATTATTAGCGGTTTCAATGATCGCAGTACCCGTTCAAGCTGATACTTTACTGGGATTATACGTTGGGGCCCAGGCTTGGAATATGGATACTGAGGGTGGGTTTGCAAACGATGCCTCGCTAACCAATTTTGATTTTGATACCGAAACTAAAAGTAGCTTCTCTGTGGCGTTGGAGCATCCGGTGCCGCTGCTGCCGAATATTAAAGTCCGTCGTACCACGCTCGATACCGGGGGCGATGTAACACTGAACAGTAATTTCACTTTCAACGGCGAAATTTTTAGTGTGGATACACCGTTGATGAGTCAAGTCGATCTGACAAATACCGATTTCATTCTATATTATGAGTTATTCGATAATGACCTAGTAAGCTTCGATTTTGGTATCAATGGTAAATACATTGACGGTGAAATCTTCGTTCAAGACAGTGCAGATGCCACTAAATTTGCCCGTGAGCAGTTTTCCGGCGTGGTACCTATGGTCTATTCACGCTTGTATTTAGGAATGCCATTAACAGGCTTAGGCGTGTATGCTGAAGGCAGTTATTTGTCCATAGACGACCATACCCTAAGCGACTTCGAAGTCGCTTTAGCCTATGAATTTGTTGATAATTTAGCCATAGATATGACTCTTCAACTGGGCTATCGAGAAACCACTTTAGAATTGGATGATCTGGATGATATCTATTCAGATTTAGCATTTAGCGGTGTGTTCCTAGGCTTAGAAGTCCACTTCTAA
- a CDS encoding assimilatory sulfite reductase (NADPH) flavoprotein subunit, which yields MSSSTNQAIMPAAVLNESQWNQINNAIAPLNKDQLTWMSGYLAGLANQQVASQATVPLEAAESEQILTILYGSQTGNAKGIAQEYKSKAENAGITVKLANMADYKAKQLKSESHLIVVVSTHGEGDAPDDAIELHEFVSGKKAPKLAGLKYAVIGLGDSSYEFFCQTAKDFDLRLEALGAKRVIDRVDCDVDYDAAATAFIDQVTTMLKDELTAKQSQVVQLPRTASVSAAPVASEFSKKNPFKATLSASQKITGRDSVKDIRHIEISLEDSGIQYQAGDALGVWFRNDEALADEIIALLALDADEQVKVGDESITIRQALTDKYELTLAYPTFIKSYLEASDNAALQALFEDKSKLRDYLADRQIVDIIRQFPAKVTAAQLARALRPITPRLYSIASSQAEVEDEVHLTVALVEYNVDGSVRTGGASGFLADRLDEGQEVKVFVEHNNNFRLPENSDTPVIMVGPGTGVAPFRAFMQQRAEDDAQGKNWLFFGNPNFTQDFLYQTEWQRFVKDGVVDKISLAFSRDQEQKVYVQHKLLEHGQEVYQWLEDGAHFYVCGDATYMAKDVHDALLAILQQYGGKTAEQAESYLTELRRAKRYQKDVY from the coding sequence ATGTCTTCATCTACCAATCAGGCAATAATGCCAGCAGCTGTGCTAAATGAGAGCCAGTGGAATCAAATTAACAACGCTATTGCGCCGTTGAACAAGGATCAGCTCACATGGATGAGCGGTTACTTGGCGGGGTTAGCCAATCAGCAAGTCGCAAGCCAAGCCACAGTGCCACTTGAAGCGGCTGAGTCAGAGCAAATACTTACTATTCTTTATGGCTCACAAACTGGCAATGCCAAAGGTATCGCGCAGGAATATAAAAGCAAAGCCGAAAATGCTGGTATTACCGTTAAATTAGCCAATATGGCTGACTACAAAGCCAAGCAATTGAAAAGTGAAAGCCATTTAATTGTTGTGGTTAGTACTCATGGTGAAGGGGACGCGCCTGATGATGCCATCGAATTGCACGAATTTGTTAGCGGTAAAAAAGCGCCTAAATTAGCTGGTCTAAAATATGCGGTAATTGGCTTAGGTGACAGTAGTTATGAATTTTTTTGTCAAACCGCTAAAGATTTCGATTTACGCTTAGAAGCGCTAGGAGCTAAGCGCGTTATCGATAGGGTCGACTGTGATGTGGATTATGATGCAGCAGCAACTGCATTTATTGATCAAGTCACCACCATGCTAAAAGATGAACTCACTGCTAAACAATCTCAAGTTGTGCAATTGCCGAGAACGGCCAGCGTTTCTGCCGCGCCTGTGGCATCTGAATTTAGCAAAAAGAATCCATTCAAAGCAACCTTGTCAGCGAGTCAAAAAATAACTGGCCGAGATTCTGTTAAAGATATCCGCCACATTGAAATTTCCTTGGAAGACTCTGGTATTCAATATCAGGCCGGTGATGCCCTAGGGGTTTGGTTTCGCAATGATGAAGCTTTAGCGGATGAGATCATCGCTTTATTGGCGCTGGACGCCGACGAACAGGTCAAGGTGGGTGATGAATCTATAACTATCAGACAAGCACTTACAGACAAGTATGAGTTAACCCTTGCATACCCAACTTTTATCAAAAGTTACTTAGAAGCTTCAGATAATGCGGCCTTACAAGCTCTGTTTGAAGATAAAAGTAAGCTAAGGGATTATCTAGCAGACAGGCAAATTGTTGATATAATTAGACAATTCCCAGCGAAAGTAACAGCAGCGCAATTAGCTCGAGCCTTGCGTCCGATTACGCCTAGATTATATTCCATTGCTTCCAGTCAGGCTGAAGTAGAAGACGAAGTGCACTTAACCGTAGCGCTAGTTGAATACAATGTTGATGGCAGTGTGCGCACCGGTGGCGCGTCTGGATTCTTAGCAGATCGCTTAGATGAAGGGCAAGAAGTTAAAGTGTTCGTTGAGCATAATAATAACTTCCGCTTACCAGAAAATTCAGATACACCGGTTATTATGGTCGGTCCTGGAACTGGCGTTGCGCCATTTAGAGCCTTTATGCAACAGCGTGCTGAGGATGACGCTCAAGGCAAAAATTGGTTGTTTTTTGGAAACCCCAACTTTACTCAAGACTTCCTATATCAAACCGAGTGGCAGCGCTTTGTTAAAGATGGTGTGGTTGACAAAATAAGCTTGGCATTTTCCCGCGATCAAGAGCAAAAAGTATATGTTCAACATAAACTTTTGGAGCACGGCCAAGAGGTTTATCAGTGGCTTGAAGATGGCGCACATTTCTATGTTTGTGGAGATGCCACGTATATGGCCAAAGACGTCCATGACGCGCTCTTAGCCATCCTTCAGCAATATGGCGGCAAAACTGCAGAACAGGCAGAGTCTTACTTAACCGAATTACGTCGTGCCAAACGCTATCAGAAGGACGTTTACTAA